In Bacteroidota bacterium, the genomic stretch TTACTAAAAACTGAAGGGCATTATACCAAAGTGCATTTATTTCAATTGCTGCCCCTGATCTTGGAGTGATTGGTTTTCCATTTACCATGGCATCCATCCATGTATAATTTTCAGTCTCCGATCCAACATAAATGAAGCCATCACCTCCCATATGCATCAGAGGATTCCTATTTTCTAAAACTGCTGAAACTATATTTATCATCAATGGTAGCAGTTTTTTAACAATCTTTTCTTTTTCTCCTGTGTATTCCAGATATTGTTGTGCTGCTCTAAAAAAGAGCCAAGGAGTGTCTACTGCATTATAAGAATGAGCTCCTGATTGGTCAATTATATTTGGTAATAAACCATCTTTTTCATAAGCTGTGAAACTTTCCAAAATATTTAGAGCCGATTTAAAATCATTTCGACAAAGCGTAATTCCTGCTAATGAGATTAAACTATCGCGTCCCCATTCTCCAAACCAATGGTATCCTGCAACTATACCTTTTCGCTTGTTCTGCTCAATTAAGAACTGACCGGCATGTGTTTTCAACGTTTTTAGTGGTTCAGCATCTGTTTTAAACTTTTGACTTTCACGAAGAGCTCTTTTATACTCTTTGTCCCATTCTTTACCTATTTCGGAATTAGCGGAACTCAAAGATGCTCTGAAAATCACTTCTTCCCCTTTTTTCAATTTAAATTCAAAAACTCCGGGAACAAATAAATCTTCCTGATAATCATATCCCCTATTTCTTTCTTTTAAATATTCAAAATTCAACCACCATTTTGGTGATGGGTAAAACACAGAAGGAATGGATGTTTGAATAAATAATGCCGGTAATCCTTTATATGGTTCAATTTTGAATCCATTTTCTTCAAAATAGGTTCGTGGCATAATATCCATATTCTGCTTAGATAAACTATGTATGTTGCGTGAAGCAATAAGAGGATTAGCCTTGAAATGAATTTCCTGATCGCCTGATATCAGCTGATATTTTACCAAAACAGTATCTTCACCCTCAGGCATTAATATTGATTTTATAATAACAGCCTCTCCCAGTGTATAGGTTGTAATGGGATAAAAATCATAGTCAAACGAATCAACATATTTATGTCCGGTTGGATTGTAAACACCGGGGAATTTATTGGTTGACAAATGAAATTCCATATCATTTACACTTGCTGTCAGTTCAATTTTCGAAAGAAAATTAAATACTTTACCCGTTTCAATAACAGGTAGATTTAATAAACCATGATATTTACGTGTATGACAATCAAGAACGGTACTTGAACAAAATCCTCCCCGACCATTTGTGATCAGATATTCCTTTTTCAGTGAAACCTGTAAATCAAGTAACTCCTCACGTTTGAGACTAATCTTCATGCTATTTTTTATTTATTTCCATTTAGGATATGAAGGATGCATATCTCATCATTTCCCAAATTATATCAAAAAATAGGCTCAAGTCAAACCTGAGCCTATTCCTGTAATTTTTAAAACTTTTACTCTTTAATAAACTTGGCTGTAAAAGCATTTTCACCACCATCACTTATTGAAAAAATATAGGTGCCTGCTGCTAAAAAGTCAATATCTGTTGAAATAGTTTGTTTCCCAATTTGTTTCGTACTTGTCTGTTTTTGATAGACGATCTTCCCATTCAAGTCATGAATAGTAACAAATAATCCGTTTGGCTGATCTGCAAACAAATTGAAATCCATATTAATTTGGGAGGTTGCAGGACTTGGGTAGAGATAACTTGTTTGGAAATCATCGGCAATTACCGGAATACCAACTGCCCCATAATAATAAATCATTTCGTCAACAATCAATTCATTATTATAGCCCATAGTCGATCCAAAAAATAAATTACTCGACATTAATAAAATATTACTGGTATCAGGAATTGCACTTGTGCTATTAAAAACAAATGTTTTTCGTGTCCAATTAAAAGCACCCGGCAAAAAGGTCATAGAGGAGTCAACTGTTATACTTTGTTGCAAACCAGCATCAAATTTTGAAAATGATGCATATACGATAGCCAAATCACTTGGATTATTTGAATTGTTATACTTGTAATAAAAGCTTAAAGAATCTGGTTTTTTACTCATGGCAAATCCACCTGAAAACCCAAAATCACCAATCATCCCGGTGGTTGCAATTCCGAAAGTATCCAACTCGCCTCCAAAAAGACTTAATGCCTTGGTTTTTACAGATATAGCTGAATTGCCCATATAGGCATCTGTGGATCGTGTTACACTTGGAAGTTGCCCTTCTAATAGAAAATACAGATTAAAAGTATTCCATCCCAAGGGCTCTTCGGATTGAACGGTTTTCCAGTTTTCAAAACCATTATTTGGAATTGAAGTAGTCGCATTTGTGAAACTAATATCATCAACCATTAACCAATTACCAGGATTTACCTGATCTGCTTCAGGAAGTGATGAAGCAAATCCAATAATAGCAGAATCAGGAGCTATACCTAATGGGTTTATTTTAAATGCCATTTCCGACCATGTGTTTTGAACTCCAGCAAATGGAATAAACTGCATTCCAATAGGAAATCCATTTTTCTTAAATAAAACAAGAATAACTGCAGAATCACCATTGGCAGTATTGTACTTAAAGCTTCCTTTTATAGAATCCGGCATATCCGTGAAAGGAAATCCGCCAAAGAAA encodes the following:
- a CDS encoding T9SS type A sorting domain-containing protein translates to MKKILFTAFMSIGMLYTVFAQGVYNGDFEAWENKVFFEDPIGYTSANAQLFMMGATPNLTKSTDAVEGTYSVRMETTVFDGDTVFGYAVFGQPNDNFFFGGFPFTDMPDSIKGSFKYNTANGDSAVILVLFKKNGFPIGMQFIPFAGVQNTWSEMAFKINPLGIAPDSAIIGFASSLPEADQVNPGNWLMVDDISFTNATTSIPNNGFENWKTVQSEEPLGWNTFNLYFLLEGQLPSVTRSTDAYMGNSAISVKTKALSLFGGELDTFGIATTGMIGDFGFSGGFAMSKKPDSLSFYYKYNNSNNPSDLAIVYASFSKFDAGLQQSITVDSSMTFLPGAFNWTRKTFVFNSTSAIPDTSNILLMSSNLFFGSTMGYNNELIVDEMIYYYGAVGIPVIADDFQTSYLYPSPATSQINMDFNLFADQPNGLFVTIHDLNGKIVYQKQTSTKQIGKQTISTDIDFLAAGTYIFSISDGGENAFTAKFIKE
- a CDS encoding glycogen debranching protein translates to MKISLKREELLDLQVSLKKEYLITNGRGGFCSSTVLDCHTRKYHGLLNLPVIETGKVFNFLSKIELTASVNDMEFHLSTNKFPGVYNPTGHKYVDSFDYDFYPITTYTLGEAVIIKSILMPEGEDTVLVKYQLISGDQEIHFKANPLIASRNIHSLSKQNMDIMPRTYFEENGFKIEPYKGLPALFIQTSIPSVFYPSPKWWLNFEYLKERNRGYDYQEDLFVPGVFEFKLKKGEEVIFRASLSSANSEIGKEWDKEYKRALRESQKFKTDAEPLKTLKTHAGQFLIEQNKRKGIVAGYHWFGEWGRDSLISLAGITLCRNDFKSALNILESFTAYEKDGLLPNIIDQSGAHSYNAVDTPWLFFRAAQQYLEYTGEKEKIVKKLLPLMINIVSAVLENRNPLMHMGGDGFIYVGSETENYTWMDAMVNGKPITPRSGAAIEINALWYNALQFLVNDFNEHLDNSFKQQIFEKLKLYEQHFESSFWNENDGCFCDLKNDGSLEASFIRPNQLFALALPYTCVSADKAKQSLETIKQHLVTPYGLRTLSPRNTNYRGEYKGSPETRDESYHQGMVWPWLIGIYTDALLKQSKSKASVKKEVIKNFKDLWEVHLEQYGLNHISELFRPNPPYVAKACIAQAWSEAELIRVLSLLKI